In Gemmatimonadota bacterium, a single genomic region encodes these proteins:
- a CDS encoding carbamoyltransferase has protein sequence MSDTWILGVSAFYHDSAACLVRNGEIVAAAQEERFSRRKGDESIPTRAAAFCLAQGGIDAARLDAVAFYDKPLLKFDRLLETYLAIAPRGVRSFLQAAPLWSKQRLTLEPQLRVALGGYAGRMLFAEHHESHAASAFYPSPFEEAAVLTIDGVGEWATASIAHGEGGRLTVVQEQHFPDSLGLLYSAFTYHAGFRVNSGEYKLMGLAPYGEPRYVDAIYRHLLSLRDDGSFILDQRYFDYLGGLTMTNARFSALFGGPPRVPESPLTQREMDLARSVQDVCEEVVRRMARHALQVTGSRRLCLAGGVALNAVANGRLAAERVADQLWVQPAAGDAGGALGAALLAWHRYFRGERTADGVHDGMRGALLGPIFDGEAIRAALAAHGAVMHELPRPELVARTVDALATGQVVGWFDGAMEFGPRALGARSILADPRNPAMQATINLKIKFREGFRPFAPAVLAERTREYFDFDSDSPYMLFVAPVTARRRRHGAPGDAWGIDRLNQPRSDIPAVTHLDYSARLQTVSAARAPGLHELLTAFDARTGCPVLVNTSFNVRGEPIVCSPADAYACFMRTDLDALAIPPFFLVKGEQPALDRSRWQTALIPD, from the coding sequence ATGTCCGACACCTGGATCCTCGGCGTCTCCGCGTTCTACCACGACAGTGCCGCCTGTCTCGTCCGCAATGGCGAGATCGTCGCCGCGGCGCAGGAGGAGCGATTCAGTCGCCGGAAAGGCGACGAATCGATTCCCACCCGCGCCGCGGCGTTCTGTTTGGCGCAGGGCGGGATCGACGCGGCACGGCTCGACGCCGTCGCCTTCTACGATAAGCCGCTCCTCAAGTTCGACCGCCTGCTCGAGACCTACCTCGCGATAGCACCGCGCGGCGTACGGTCGTTCCTGCAGGCCGCCCCGCTCTGGAGCAAGCAGCGCCTGACGCTCGAGCCGCAGCTGCGCGTCGCACTCGGCGGCTACGCCGGCCGCATGCTCTTTGCCGAGCACCACGAGTCGCACGCGGCCAGCGCGTTCTATCCGTCGCCCTTCGAGGAGGCGGCCGTCCTCACCATCGATGGTGTGGGCGAATGGGCCACCGCCAGCATCGCCCATGGCGAGGGGGGGCGGCTCACGGTCGTGCAGGAGCAGCACTTCCCCGACTCGTTAGGGCTGCTCTATTCGGCCTTCACGTACCATGCCGGCTTTCGCGTGAACTCCGGGGAGTACAAGCTGATGGGGCTCGCGCCGTACGGCGAGCCGCGATACGTCGACGCGATCTACCGGCACCTGCTGTCGCTGCGCGACGACGGGTCATTCATCCTCGACCAGCGCTACTTCGACTACCTGGGCGGGTTGACGATGACCAACGCCCGCTTCAGCGCGCTGTTCGGCGGCCCCCCGCGCGTGCCCGAGTCGCCGCTCACGCAGCGCGAGATGGACCTCGCGCGCTCGGTGCAGGACGTGTGTGAGGAGGTGGTGCGGCGGATGGCGCGCCACGCGTTGCAGGTGACGGGGAGCCGCCGACTGTGCCTGGCGGGGGGCGTGGCCCTCAACGCCGTGGCCAACGGGCGGCTCGCCGCCGAGCGCGTAGCCGATCAGCTGTGGGTGCAGCCCGCGGCTGGCGACGCGGGCGGGGCGCTCGGGGCGGCGCTGCTCGCCTGGCACCGCTACTTCAGGGGGGAACGAACGGCCGACGGCGTGCACGATGGCATGCGCGGCGCGTTGCTCGGCCCGATCTTCGATGGGGAGGCGATCCGCGCCGCGCTCGCCGCGCACGGGGCCGTGATGCACGAACTGCCGCGCCCGGAGCTGGTGGCGCGCACGGTGGACGCCCTCGCGACCGGACAGGTCGTCGGGTGGTTCGATGGCGCGATGGAGTTCGGCCCGCGTGCGTTAGGCGCGCGCAGCATCCTGGCCGACCCACGCAACCCCGCGATGCAGGCGACGATCAACCTCAAGATCAAGTTCCGCGAGGGCTTTCGTCCCTTCGCGCCCGCGGTGCTGGCCGAACGCACCCGCGAGTACTTCGACTTCGACAGCGACTCGCCGTACATGCTCTTCGTCGCGCCGGTCACTGCGCGACGCCGACGGCACGGGGCGCCGGGCGACGCCTGGGGGATCGACCGACTCAATCAACCGCGCAGCGACATCCCGGCCGTCACACACCTCGACTACTCGGCGCGCCTCCAGACGGTATCGGCCGCGCGTGCGCCGGGCTTGCACGAACTTCTCACGGCGTTCGATGCCCGGACCGGCTGCCCCGTGCTCGTGAACACCTCGTTCAACGTCCGTGGTGAGCCCATCGTCTGCAGTCCGGCCGACGCGTACGCGTGCTTCATGCGCACCGATCTCGACGCGCTGGCCATTCCGCCGTTCTTCCTGGTCAAAGGTGAACAACCCGCACTCGATCGCTCCCGATGGCAGACGGCACTGATCCCCGACTGA
- a CDS encoding SusC/RagA family TonB-linked outer membrane protein: MKGVFARVFALALLMGVSAEAFAQAATISGRVTNTEGQPIVGANVLIPSLNAGTTSGANGVYQFSVPESQANGQRVTLTARFIGFTPVSRQITLTTGAQTQNFELKTDPFRLEEMVVTGVADATSTKKLAFSVSRISEEQMKQVPASSPIAAIAGKVAGARIAVGTGNPGAAPSIRLRGSTNLTVGNNDPLILVDGVITKNSLADIDANDIESVEVLKGAAAASFYGSNAANGVVAITTKRGKNLQDNKISFSSRSEYGQSGVYKFVPLSQHHNFQLNSDGSIKTNAAGTQRLLDPDGIADNPYPSTGPDAWRNQLKSWLQDGNFYLQNFQLGLRRGSTNLNSSFTTDHNQGILPFTSGQRRQNLRMNVDQALGSKADFSASFTYGLNRNDYDPGSTDGWFALLQAPPDLDLVHPNPASDVEYYPLLPDLKAKNARGNPLYGLRNSDYNLRRERLLGSFSFRYRPFNWLNLDANYGTDRLNQRDRLYNFRGYLNEGGVAGNGQLQERTFNNVAENLQFNATTKKLLFNNLLSTTRVTYLLENLDNTNFTANSTKLNVTDVPDLAAADPTQVAVNSGLDLQRTVNYFVSQSFDFKDRYIIDALYRRDGSSLFGKDARWQDFYRVALAYRISEDFKLPGVQDFKIRAARGTAGLRPGFSDQYETYSLAGGQISKQQLGNTNLKPAIQTENEYGINIQFLDRFDLELVKADRLTKGAFLSIPLSLAASGGFLNQVQNAADVSAHTYEVSLQTRVVDTDAFSYSFSLTGDNTRQKIDRMDAAPFRRNATGAQGQDVFYYKSGEKLGVIYGTKWVRSFEQLKENPANASANAADYVVNSDGYLVRAANLGKSTEAPIAYVNAAGATQHVIGDVNPDFSFGFANNLRYKSFTLYALLDGVRGGDIYNFTKQWMYQDERHGTQDQAGRPVADRRPLAFYSAGLYNGLVANDHFVEDGSYARLRELSVAYNVGQNTLARFGLNRQIKGMKLAFIGRNVFTWTKYTGFDPEVTAGGDFNFRIDGFRYPNFRTFTGQVELQF, encoded by the coding sequence ATGAAGGGCGTCTTCGCGCGCGTGTTCGCCCTCGCCCTGCTCATGGGCGTGTCGGCGGAAGCGTTTGCGCAGGCCGCCACCATCTCTGGACGGGTCACGAATACCGAAGGGCAGCCGATCGTCGGCGCCAACGTCTTGATCCCGTCCCTCAACGCCGGCACGACCAGCGGCGCCAATGGTGTTTACCAGTTTTCGGTTCCAGAGTCCCAGGCGAACGGCCAGCGCGTCACGCTGACCGCCCGCTTCATCGGCTTCACCCCGGTGAGCCGTCAGATCACGCTGACGACCGGCGCGCAGACGCAGAACTTCGAGCTCAAGACCGATCCGTTCCGCCTGGAAGAGATGGTGGTGACGGGGGTGGCTGACGCGACGTCGACCAAGAAGCTCGCCTTCTCGGTCTCGCGCATCTCCGAGGAGCAGATGAAGCAGGTCCCGGCGTCGTCGCCCATCGCGGCGATCGCCGGCAAGGTCGCGGGCGCCCGCATCGCGGTCGGCACCGGCAACCCCGGCGCCGCGCCGTCGATCCGTCTGCGTGGCTCGACCAACCTCACGGTCGGCAACAACGATCCGCTCATCCTCGTCGATGGCGTGATCACCAAGAACTCGCTCGCCGACATCGACGCCAACGACATCGAGTCGGTCGAAGTCCTCAAGGGCGCCGCTGCGGCCTCGTTCTACGGCTCCAACGCCGCCAACGGCGTCGTGGCCATCACGACCAAGCGCGGCAAGAACCTGCAGGACAACAAGATCTCCTTCAGCAGCCGCAGCGAGTATGGCCAGTCGGGCGTGTACAAGTTCGTGCCGCTCAGCCAGCACCACAATTTCCAGCTGAACAGCGACGGCTCGATCAAGACGAACGCCGCCGGCACGCAGCGCCTCCTCGACCCGGACGGCATCGCCGACAATCCGTATCCGTCGACCGGACCCGACGCCTGGCGCAACCAGCTCAAGAGCTGGCTCCAGGACGGCAACTTCTACCTGCAGAACTTCCAGCTCGGGCTGCGTCGCGGCAGCACCAACCTGAACTCGTCGTTCACGACGGACCACAACCAGGGGATCCTGCCGTTCACGTCCGGGCAGCGCCGCCAGAACCTCCGCATGAACGTCGACCAGGCGTTAGGCAGCAAGGCGGACTTCTCGGCGAGCTTCACGTACGGCTTGAATCGCAACGACTACGATCCGGGCAGCACCGACGGGTGGTTCGCGCTGCTGCAGGCGCCCCCCGATCTCGACCTCGTGCACCCGAACCCGGCGAGCGACGTCGAGTACTACCCGCTGCTTCCGGACCTCAAGGCGAAGAACGCGCGCGGCAATCCGCTGTACGGCCTCCGGAACAGCGACTACAACCTGCGCCGTGAACGCCTGCTCGGCTCGTTCTCCTTCCGCTATCGCCCGTTCAACTGGCTCAACCTCGACGCCAACTACGGGACCGACCGCCTGAACCAGCGCGACCGCCTGTACAACTTCCGCGGCTACCTCAACGAGGGCGGCGTCGCGGGCAACGGTCAGCTGCAAGAGCGCACCTTCAACAACGTCGCCGAGAACCTCCAGTTCAACGCCACGACCAAGAAGCTGCTCTTCAACAACCTGCTCTCCACGACCCGCGTCACGTACCTGCTGGAGAACCTCGACAACACCAACTTCACGGCCAACAGCACCAAGCTGAACGTGACCGACGTGCCCGACCTTGCGGCCGCCGATCCGACGCAGGTGGCGGTGAACTCGGGGCTCGACCTGCAGCGCACGGTGAACTACTTCGTGTCGCAGTCGTTCGACTTCAAGGATCGCTACATCATCGACGCGCTCTATCGTCGCGACGGTTCGTCGCTCTTCGGCAAGGACGCGCGCTGGCAGGACTTCTATCGCGTCGCCCTGGCCTATCGCATCTCCGAGGACTTCAAGCTCCCGGGCGTGCAGGACTTCAAGATCCGCGCGGCCCGCGGGACCGCGGGGCTGCGCCCCGGCTTCTCCGACCAGTACGAGACCTACTCGCTCGCCGGCGGGCAGATCTCCAAGCAGCAGCTCGGCAACACGAACCTCAAGCCGGCGATCCAGACCGAAAACGAGTACGGCATCAACATCCAGTTCCTCGATCGCTTCGACCTCGAGCTCGTGAAGGCCGATCGCCTGACGAAGGGCGCCTTCCTGTCGATCCCGCTCTCGCTGGCGGCGTCAGGCGGCTTCCTCAATCAGGTGCAAAACGCGGCGGACGTCAGCGCACACACGTACGAAGTGTCGTTGCAGACGCGCGTGGTCGACACCGATGCCTTCTCCTACTCGTTCTCGCTCACCGGCGACAACACGCGGCAGAAGATCGATCGCATGGACGCCGCGCCGTTCCGCCGCAACGCGACGGGAGCCCAGGGGCAGGACGTCTTCTACTACAAGTCGGGTGAGAAGCTCGGCGTCATCTACGGCACCAAGTGGGTGCGCAGCTTCGAGCAGCTCAAGGAAAACCCGGCCAACGCCAGCGCCAACGCGGCGGACTACGTCGTGAACTCCGACGGCTATCTCGTGCGCGCGGCCAACCTCGGGAAGAGCACCGAAGCGCCGATCGCCTACGTGAATGCCGCCGGCGCGACGCAGCACGTGATCGGGGACGTCAACCCCGACTTCAGCTTCGGCTTCGCCAACAACCTGCGCTACAAGAGCTTCACGCTCTACGCCCTGCTCGACGGCGTGCGCGGTGGCGACATCTACAACTTCACCAAGCAGTGGATGTACCAGGACGAGCGGCACGGGACGCAGGACCAGGCTGGTCGCCCGGTCGCCGATCGCCGTCCGCTGGCCTTCTACTCCGCGGGGCTCTACAACGGCCTGGTCGCCAACGACCACTTCGTCGAGGACGGGTCGTACGCCCGCCTGCGTGAGCTCTCGGTCGCCTACAACGTCGGCCAGAACACGCTCGCGCGCTTCGGGCTCAATCGCCAGATCAAGGGGATGAAGCTTGCCTTCATCGGGCGCAACGTCTTCACGTGGACCAAGTACACGGGCTTCGACCCGGAAGTGACCGCCGGTGGCGACTTCAACTTCCGTATCGACGGCTTCCGTTATCCCAACTTCCGCACCTTCACCGGTCAGGTCGAGCTGCAGTTCTAA
- a CDS encoding TonB family protein, producing the protein MRLSRHRVSRLITRRAWWGLITALLVVAAPASGQSATVSGVVRDTVGLFIAGAEVTVEGGSARAVSGEDGSYVLRGLTAGNLRLRIRRLGFRPAVMDVEVPTTGLVDVEIQLVQVVTRLAAVSVLARRDAFESRLAGFYERRDRKVGHFVSRDRIERTHSFSFTDLLREIPGVKIRPIGNIQKAVRIRGSSCPPLVFLDGMAAAAAEFDLESIDPGMVEGIEVYSGSATVPAEFAGPRNLDRCGVVAIWSSPSRSRRRRPDPKATVDSRAAIDLDGMVGRGEAFTAAQVDSAVTLVDGGLAPEYPIPLYRDRRGGRVLTEFVVDTTGAVVPGTIGVIASTHPLFSLSAREALLRAQFTPARRQGALVRQVVQLPIEFVYPTSP; encoded by the coding sequence ATGCGCCTCTCTCGACACCGAGTCTCGCGTTTGATCACCCGGCGGGCGTGGTGGGGACTCATCACGGCGCTGCTCGTCGTCGCCGCGCCCGCCTCCGGTCAGAGCGCGACGGTGAGTGGCGTTGTACGCGACACCGTCGGGCTCTTCATTGCCGGAGCCGAAGTCACGGTCGAAGGTGGGAGCGCGCGTGCCGTCTCCGGGGAGGACGGGAGCTACGTGCTACGCGGGCTCACCGCGGGCAACCTCCGCCTGCGTATTCGCCGGCTGGGATTCCGTCCGGCCGTGATGGACGTCGAGGTCCCGACCACTGGCCTTGTCGACGTCGAGATTCAGCTCGTGCAGGTGGTCACGCGACTTGCGGCGGTCTCGGTGCTGGCGAGGCGCGATGCCTTCGAGTCGCGCCTCGCCGGCTTCTACGAGCGCCGGGACCGAAAGGTCGGGCATTTCGTGTCACGCGACCGGATCGAACGAACGCATTCGTTCTCGTTCACCGACCTGTTGCGGGAGATTCCGGGGGTGAAGATCCGCCCGATCGGCAACATCCAGAAGGCCGTTCGCATCCGCGGGTCGAGCTGTCCACCGCTGGTCTTCCTGGACGGGATGGCGGCCGCCGCAGCGGAGTTCGACCTGGAGTCGATCGATCCGGGGATGGTGGAGGGGATCGAGGTCTATTCGGGATCCGCCACCGTCCCTGCGGAGTTCGCCGGGCCGCGCAATCTCGATCGATGCGGCGTGGTGGCGATATGGTCGAGCCCATCCCGATCGCGCCGCCGACGGCCCGACCCCAAGGCGACGGTCGATTCCCGGGCGGCGATCGATCTCGATGGAATGGTGGGGCGCGGCGAGGCCTTCACGGCGGCGCAGGTCGACTCGGCGGTGACGTTGGTCGACGGCGGCCTAGCACCGGAGTATCCGATTCCACTCTACCGGGACCGGCGAGGCGGGCGCGTCCTCACCGAGTTTGTCGTCGACACCACGGGTGCCGTGGTCCCCGGGACGATCGGGGTGATCGCCTCAACGCATCCGCTGTTCTCGCTGTCGGCGCGCGAGGCGCTCCTGCGGGCGCAGTTCACGCCAGCCCGGCGTCAGGGGGCTCTGGTTCGGCAGGTGGTCCAGCTGCCGATCGAGTTCGTCTACCCGACCAGCCCCTGA
- a CDS encoding tetratricopeptide repeat protein — protein sequence MSARASLTPARRRLFLAITLLLPVVALAAVEGALRVLRPEDALPLFVPAVVGDGALLVANPRVGQRYFPLTENAPAPPPEFFASRKPENGFRLFVLGESTTAGFPYPRNGTFSRLLRDALRDVLPGDSVEVINLGIAATNSVTMRDLAAEIADARPDAILIYAGHNEYYGVLGAASTRGGGASPWLVRTSLQLQRLRIGMALRRLLGRGGAAAPDSAPSFMEVLGRDREVPLDGEIFVRGRDQFADNLSALLATFREGGIPVFVGSPASNLRDQAPFASPANAAADSAFRSAQGALAAGDSAAARAAFQRARELDVVRFRAPGVFTATVREAARIGGATYVPVAERFDQASAGLPGHALFLEHVHPNRRGVTLLAAAFYDALDSAAFLGRRAERSRRRSWETYQEASALTPFDERIAFHTVQTLVTRWPFVPTTQQRDYRATHRPDGVLDSLALIVSRGGLRWEEAKLQVAADYERRSLPDSAAGEYRGLVRDLPSAEYPRRLLARALLLQGNEGEGARALRDALQLEPTSAGALALGQLLVQRKDIAGALPLLEQAVQLEPTNTTALYQLSLAYGLARDIDKARATALALARIDPRFPGLAGWMSAIGLSR from the coding sequence GTGTCGGCGCGCGCTTCGCTGACACCGGCGCGTCGTCGCCTGTTTCTCGCGATCACGCTTCTGCTGCCGGTGGTCGCCCTCGCCGCCGTGGAGGGGGCGCTGCGCGTGCTCCGGCCCGAGGACGCCCTCCCGCTCTTCGTCCCGGCGGTGGTCGGTGACGGTGCGCTGCTGGTGGCGAACCCTCGGGTGGGGCAGCGCTACTTCCCGCTGACGGAGAACGCCCCGGCCCCGCCGCCGGAGTTCTTCGCCAGCCGCAAGCCGGAAAACGGCTTCCGGCTGTTCGTGCTCGGGGAATCGACCACTGCGGGATTCCCGTATCCACGCAACGGGACGTTCTCGCGCCTGCTGCGCGATGCGCTGCGCGACGTACTCCCGGGCGATTCGGTCGAGGTGATCAACCTCGGGATCGCGGCGACCAATAGTGTCACCATGCGTGACCTCGCCGCGGAGATCGCCGACGCGCGCCCGGACGCCATCCTCATCTACGCCGGGCATAACGAGTACTACGGTGTGCTGGGGGCGGCGTCCACGAGGGGCGGCGGGGCGTCGCCCTGGCTGGTTCGCACCTCCTTGCAGCTGCAACGCCTTCGGATCGGGATGGCGCTCCGGCGCCTGCTCGGTCGCGGAGGGGCGGCGGCGCCCGATTCGGCGCCGAGCTTCATGGAGGTGCTCGGCCGCGATCGCGAGGTCCCGCTCGACGGCGAGATTTTCGTGCGGGGGCGCGACCAGTTCGCCGACAACCTCTCGGCGCTCCTGGCGACGTTTCGCGAGGGAGGCATTCCGGTATTTGTCGGAAGCCCGGCGAGCAACCTGCGAGACCAGGCGCCGTTCGCCTCGCCCGCCAACGCGGCGGCCGACTCGGCATTTCGGTCGGCGCAGGGGGCGCTGGCGGCCGGCGATTCGGCGGCCGCCCGCGCTGCATTCCAGCGGGCGCGCGAGCTCGACGTGGTGCGCTTCCGCGCTCCTGGCGTCTTCACCGCGACCGTGCGCGAGGCGGCCCGGATTGGTGGGGCGACGTACGTCCCGGTCGCCGAGCGATTCGACCAGGCGAGCGCCGGGCTCCCTGGGCATGCGCTCTTCCTGGAGCACGTGCACCCCAATCGCCGAGGCGTGACGCTGCTCGCGGCGGCGTTCTACGACGCACTCGACTCCGCCGCGTTTCTCGGACGTCGCGCCGAACGAAGCCGGCGCAGGTCGTGGGAAACGTACCAGGAGGCGTCGGCCTTGACCCCGTTCGACGAGCGCATCGCGTTTCACACCGTGCAGACGCTCGTCACGCGTTGGCCCTTCGTGCCGACGACGCAGCAGCGAGACTATCGGGCGACCCATCGACCAGACGGCGTGCTCGATAGCCTGGCGCTCATTGTGTCGCGCGGCGGCTTGCGATGGGAGGAGGCCAAGTTGCAGGTCGCCGCGGACTACGAGCGCCGATCGTTGCCCGATTCTGCGGCGGGCGAGTATCGAGGACTCGTGCGCGACCTGCCGTCGGCGGAGTATCCGCGTCGGCTGCTGGCGCGTGCCCTCCTGTTGCAGGGGAACGAAGGTGAGGGCGCACGCGCGCTGCGCGACGCGTTGCAGCTGGAGCCGACGAGTGCGGGGGCCCTCGCCCTCGGCCAGCTCCTCGTGCAGCGCAAGGACATCGCGGGGGCACTCCCGCTGCTCGAGCAGGCGGTGCAGCTCGAGCCGACGAACACCACGGCGCTGTACCAGCTCTCGCTCGCCTACGGCTTGGCGCGCGACATCGACAAGGCTCGGGCGACGGCGCTGGCCCTCGCCCGCATCGATCCACGTTTTCCCGGGCTGGCGGGGTGGATGTCGGCGATCGGGCTGAGCCGGTAG